The Sinomicrobium kalidii region GATGCGGTAGCGTCCCGTTTGCAATTTGCCAAAGATGTGATCGGGGCAGATCATGCTTTGCACGTATCCGAAGACCCGGTTAAGAGGGTCGCCGGGATCACCGATGACGATATGGCCACCGCGGTTTTTGATGCCACGGGCAATAAAAAGGCCCTTGAAAGCGGGATCGATTATATGGCTCATGGCGGGAGGTATGTGCTGGTAGGCCTGTCCAAAGAAGACCTGGTTTATAATCATCCGAAGATACATGCGAAGGAAACCACCCTGATGTGCAGCAGGAATGCCACTTTTGAGGACTTCGAAAACGTCATAGCCCACCTGAAGGAATTCCCGGCTGATTCATTTATCACGCATCGGGTGCATTATACCGAGATGATCGGGAATTTCGACAGCTGGCTGAAGCCGGAAACCAATGTTGTAAAAGCCATGGTGGATTTTAATTAAAGACAAAGGAGGCCGGACCACAATTTTTTACAATCTACTCCTGCCTTTTGTCGATAAACAGTACCGGTTTACGGCTCATTTTCGGAAATCGAAGGGCATTGATATGATCCGGAGTGTGAAACTCGATGCCCGGAAGTACCCGTAGTTTGGCCCGGAAGTGATCTTTTATCTCCTGTAAAAGGGCCTCCGAAGGTTTGGAAGAAGCCGCCTTGATGAGGATTTCATCGGTACCCAGTTCGTTCCGGGACACTTCGATGACATAGGAGTCGATTTCGCTGAAATGTGTCATCAGATCCTGCATGGCCGGGGGATAGAGCGTAGTGCCCTTGTATTTTATCATCTGCTTTTTACGGCCCACCACCGGCCCCAGTCGTATGGTGTTTCTACCGCAACGACAGGGAGATGTGTGACCCCTGACCATGTCCCCGGTGCCGAATCGGAGCAACGGCATACCTTCAATACCAAGGGTGGTAACAGTGAGCTCGCCTATACTGCCGTCCGGTACGGGAGTGCCGTTTTCATCCAGTATTTCCGTGATAATGAGTTCCGGGTGGTGATGTCCGCCCTGTCCGTGTTCGCATTCGGTAAAAGCGGTACTCATTTCGGTGGAGGCATAGGTGGAATAAAGTTCGATATTCCACCCGCTTTTTATTTTGGCGGCCAGTTTATTTGGTGAAAAATCCTGGTTGCGGAGCGCCTCACCTATACAGATCACGGCCTTAACCCCTGACTGATCGGGGTCTATACCGTGCTGGCGGGCATATTCGATCAGTTTCAGCAAGAACGAAGGTACAGCGATGAGGTAGGTGGGCCTGAACTTTAAAATGGAATCCCATTGCAGTTCGGGTATCCCGGCACCTACCCGTATGATCCCTGCCCCGAGTTTCCTGGCCCCAAGG contains the following coding sequences:
- a CDS encoding phenylacetate--CoA ligase family protein: MIPDIERKSPEEIKAFQEQKLAETLRYVSGHSPYYRRIFEKHGVQPEDIRTLEDLARIPVTTKDDLQQYNDDFRCVDRENIIDYVTTSGTLGQPVTFALTEADLERLAYNEAISFACAGVQKSDVLQLMTTMDRRFMAGLAYFLGARKLGAGIIRVGAGIPELQWDSILKFRPTYLIAVPSFLLKLIEYARQHGIDPDQSGVKAVICIGEALRNQDFSPNKLAAKIKSGWNIELYSTYASTEMSTAFTECEHGQGGHHHPELIITEILDENGTPVPDGSIGELTVTTLGIEGMPLLRFGTGDMVRGHTSPCRCGRNTIRLGPVVGRKKQMIKYKGTTLYPPAMQDLMTHFSEIDSYVIEVSRNELGTDEILIKAASSKPSEALLQEIKDHFRAKLRVLPGIEFHTPDHINALRFPKMSRKPVLFIDKRQE